One genomic window of Gammaproteobacteria bacterium includes the following:
- a CDS encoding type II toxin-antitoxin system VapC family toxin → MSITVDTSALIAVIGNEASKKNIIEITKGYSLCAPISVHWEMGNAFSAMFKRRSLSLEMAKFALAAYREIPIKFIDVPLEQTLEISHALNIYAYDAYLIQCAQLTSTSLLTLDKGLKVAAKAMGIHILELQNERI, encoded by the coding sequence ATGAGCATTACAGTGGATACTTCTGCTTTGATTGCTGTTATTGGCAATGAAGCATCTAAGAAAAATATTATAGAAATAACAAAGGGTTACTCACTTTGTGCGCCCATTTCAGTTCATTGGGAAATGGGCAATGCGTTTTCTGCTATGTTCAAAAGAAGAAGTTTAAGTCTTGAGATGGCAAAGTTTGCTCTGGCCGCATATCGTGAAATTCCGATCAAGTTTATTGATGTTCCACTTGAGCAAACATTGGAGATTTCTCACGCATTAAATATTTATGCTTATGATGCATACCTTATTCAATGCGCTCAACTTACCAGCACTTCACTGCTTACGTTAGACAAGGGGTTAAAGGTAGCAGCAAAAGCAATGGGGATTCATATTTTGGAGTTACAAAATGAGAGAATATAG
- a CDS encoding type II toxin-antitoxin system prevent-host-death family antitoxin — MREYSFTEARQNFASILEEARREGVVCIKKRDGETFYIKPAISKKSPFDVKGVDLGISSAEIVDIVREGRERNYS; from the coding sequence ATGAGAGAATATAGCTTTACTGAAGCCCGTCAGAATTTTGCATCTATTTTAGAAGAAGCAAGAAGAGAAGGTGTTGTCTGTATTAAAAAAAGAGATGGAGAGACATTTTATATAAAGCCTGCAATATCGAAGAAATCACCTTTTGATGTTAAAGGTGTTGACCTGGGGATTAGTTCAGCAGAAATTGTAGATATTGTCAGAGAAGGCAGAGAGCGAAATTACAGCTAA